One part of the Streptomyces sp. AM 2-1-1 genome encodes these proteins:
- a CDS encoding YihY/virulence factor BrkB family protein — MASTPASPHDQEEPGALPLAGHHRAEPRADAAARGEAARDDQGGHETENAGPDPEVERNAPDAPTGMPKRSWWAVLKRTATEFKDDELSDRAAALTYYSVLSLFPAMLVLVSILGLAGESTTQKVMDNLRKLAPGPARDILSDAVRQLQGNGGIGSVMAVVGLLLAVWSASGYIAAFIRSSNAVYDVPEGRPVWKVLPLRLVLTVILMVMAVISALIVVFTGPLASRAGGALGVGDTALTVWSIAKWPVLAVLVTFMIAILYWAAPNARGRGFRWVTPGSFLALLIWLIASAGFALYVANFASYNKTYGALAGVIVFLVWLWITNLAILLGLEFDAEMSRERAIVGGLPEDEEPYVEPRDTSKWSDEDRRRLG; from the coding sequence ATGGCATCGACCCCCGCATCACCCCACGACCAGGAAGAACCCGGCGCTCTCCCGCTCGCCGGGCACCACCGCGCCGAGCCCCGCGCCGACGCCGCGGCCCGCGGCGAGGCCGCCCGCGACGACCAGGGCGGGCACGAGACCGAGAACGCCGGCCCCGATCCGGAGGTGGAGCGCAACGCTCCCGACGCCCCGACCGGGATGCCCAAGCGGTCGTGGTGGGCGGTGCTGAAGCGTACGGCGACGGAGTTCAAGGACGACGAGCTGAGCGACCGGGCCGCCGCCCTGACGTACTACAGCGTCCTCTCGCTCTTCCCGGCCATGCTGGTGCTGGTCTCGATCCTCGGCCTCGCCGGGGAGTCGACCACCCAGAAGGTCATGGACAACCTGCGGAAGCTCGCTCCGGGGCCGGCCCGCGACATCCTGTCCGACGCCGTGCGGCAGCTGCAGGGCAACGGCGGCATCGGTTCGGTGATGGCCGTCGTGGGTCTGCTGCTGGCGGTGTGGTCGGCGTCCGGTTACATCGCGGCGTTCATCCGCTCCTCCAACGCCGTCTACGACGTGCCCGAGGGGCGCCCGGTGTGGAAGGTCCTGCCGCTGCGCCTGGTGCTGACGGTGATCCTGATGGTGATGGCGGTGATCAGCGCCCTGATCGTGGTCTTCACCGGGCCCCTCGCGAGCCGCGCGGGCGGGGCCCTGGGCGTCGGGGACACCGCGCTGACGGTGTGGTCGATCGCGAAGTGGCCCGTCCTCGCGGTCCTGGTCACCTTCATGATCGCGATCCTCTACTGGGCCGCGCCGAACGCCCGGGGACGGGGCTTCCGCTGGGTCACGCCGGGCAGTTTCCTGGCGCTGCTGATCTGGCTGATCGCCTCGGCGGGCTTCGCCCTCTACGTCGCCAACTTCGCTTCCTACAACAAGACGTACGGGGCCCTCGCCGGGGTAATCGTCTTCCTGGTGTGGCTGTGGATCACCAACCTGGCGATCCTCCTCGGCCTGGAGTTCGACGCCGAGATGAGCCGGGAGCGGGCCATCGTCGGCGGTCTCCCCGAGGACGAGGAGCCCTACGTCGAACCGCGCGACACCAGCAAGTGGTCCGACGAGGACCGCCGCCGGCTCGGCTGA
- a CDS encoding WD40 repeat domain-containing protein codes for MRRRTITAATALAVLFSSATLSVMTAGSAAAADTSKVVSLKSAGDVVVDGVHQRVYISDPTAGKIVVTDYAGTTVATLTGLLGVNGLELSADSGRVYAAVTGGSRIVAVDTKTYAQSESYALGGLDGVSTLAQAGGKLWFGYSGRIGSLDLSGPEPVVQPSQQSPEAGYGAAAPELGSDSAAPGVLAVGVREGSTVSVYDVSDTGLALRVSRPVAGNLRELDITPDGKEVITASGAPYVHAAFSTTDLSPVVEYRSTSYPVAVDVAPNGAVAGGTDSSYDPDVHVFSHGSPTSVRTFDFPNTGTSSGGDLLVTGALAWAPDSSRLFAVSENSLGVFSLRVLGEPTKSLPTVTVSAPASATRAKALTVTGKITASVAVPVGTKLTVTRTDLEYPKGKALPAVVTKGGGAFSFADTTSAGGNVTYKVAYAGDAAHSAASGSDTVAVSRTAVALTLNNNKKVFAYGQPVAFTATLGATYKNRTVKLVADRAGDGKGKYLLKTGTVNSAGKFSGTLNMYRDSVVYAVYDGDARTAPKTVMVWSGGQAKVVTAISRHYKTGKIGATNYYWIHKTTAPYFHTAINAYPGRKQRMDIQVYYAGAWRDGGSEYFALDSAGRTIVDLGKPGAGSVGAKFRIRSAYVRGVDYSGDTVNSTAYSAWKYLYVTN; via the coding sequence ATGCGCAGACGCACGATCACGGCTGCGACGGCGCTCGCGGTCCTCTTCAGCTCGGCGACGCTGAGCGTCATGACGGCCGGTTCGGCCGCGGCGGCCGACACCTCGAAGGTCGTCTCCCTGAAGTCGGCGGGAGACGTCGTGGTGGACGGCGTCCACCAGCGGGTCTACATATCGGATCCGACCGCCGGCAAGATCGTCGTCACCGACTACGCGGGCACGACGGTCGCCACCCTCACCGGCCTCCTGGGTGTCAACGGCCTCGAGCTCTCCGCCGACTCCGGCCGGGTGTACGCGGCCGTCACCGGCGGCAGCCGGATCGTCGCGGTCGACACGAAGACGTACGCACAGAGCGAGAGCTACGCCCTCGGCGGTCTCGACGGGGTCAGCACGCTCGCCCAGGCCGGCGGCAAGCTGTGGTTCGGGTACAGCGGGCGCATCGGCTCGCTGGACCTGTCGGGCCCCGAGCCGGTGGTCCAGCCCTCCCAGCAGAGTCCCGAGGCGGGCTACGGCGCCGCGGCCCCGGAGCTGGGCTCCGACTCGGCCGCTCCCGGCGTGCTGGCGGTCGGCGTGCGGGAGGGTTCCACCGTCAGCGTCTACGACGTGTCGGACACGGGACTGGCGCTGCGCGTCAGCCGGCCGGTGGCCGGGAACCTCCGGGAGCTGGACATCACCCCGGACGGAAAGGAGGTCATCACCGCCAGCGGCGCGCCCTACGTGCACGCGGCGTTCTCCACCACCGACCTCTCGCCGGTCGTGGAGTACCGGTCGACCAGCTACCCCGTCGCCGTGGACGTCGCCCCGAACGGCGCGGTCGCGGGCGGCACCGACTCCTCCTACGACCCGGACGTCCACGTCTTCTCGCACGGCTCGCCGACTTCCGTTCGGACTTTTGATTTCCCCAACACGGGAACGTCGTCGGGCGGAGACCTCCTCGTGACGGGCGCCCTGGCCTGGGCACCGGACAGCAGCAGGCTGTTCGCGGTGTCGGAGAACAGCCTGGGCGTGTTCTCCCTGCGCGTCCTGGGGGAGCCCACCAAGTCGCTCCCGACGGTCACGGTGAGCGCGCCCGCCAGTGCGACGCGCGCCAAGGCCCTGACCGTCACCGGCAAGATCACCGCGAGCGTGGCGGTGCCCGTCGGGACCAAGCTGACCGTGACGCGTACCGACCTCGAGTACCCCAAGGGCAAGGCGCTCCCCGCGGTCGTGACCAAGGGGGGCGGTGCGTTCTCCTTCGCGGACACGACGTCCGCCGGCGGCAACGTGACGTATAAGGTCGCGTACGCGGGCGACGCCGCGCACTCCGCGGCGAGCGGTTCCGACACCGTCGCGGTGTCCCGGACGGCGGTCGCGCTCACCCTGAACAACAACAAGAAGGTGTTCGCCTACGGGCAGCCGGTCGCCTTCACCGCCACCCTCGGGGCGACGTACAAGAACCGCACGGTGAAGCTCGTCGCGGACCGGGCCGGCGACGGCAAGGGCAAGTACCTGCTCAAGACCGGCACGGTGAACAGCGCGGGCAAGTTCTCCGGCACCCTGAACATGTACCGGGACTCGGTCGTCTACGCCGTGTACGACGGTGACGCCCGGACCGCGCCGAAGACCGTCATGGTGTGGTCGGGAGGCCAGGCCAAGGTCGTCACGGCCATCTCCCGGCACTACAAGACGGGGAAGATCGGCGCGACGAACTACTACTGGATCCACAAGACGACGGCCCCGTACTTCCACACCGCGATCAACGCCTACCCGGGCCGCAAGCAGCGGATGGACATCCAGGTGTACTACGCGGGCGCCTGGCGCGACGGCGGCTCGGAGTACTTCGCGCTGGACTCCGCCGGCCGGACGATCGTCGACCTGGGCAAGCCGGGGGCCGGTTCCGTCGGCGCCAAGTTCCGCATCAGGTCGGCGTACGTCAGGGGCGTCGACTACTCCGGTGACACCGTGAACTCGACGGCCTACAGCGCCTGGAAGTACCTCTACGTCACCAACTGA
- a CDS encoding DUF1203 domain-containing protein, with product MTTTYAVRAIAPAVLTRLRQRDDAGHTRTPATDPEGGAPLRCCLRRSEAGERIVLVSYAPLRRWARETGAEPGPYDECGPVFVHAEECGGPGDGPGYPAGLHGPRRVFRAYDADGHILGGRLVEIPRERAAEAGPVLTEVFADPAVALVHVRAVEFGCFLAEVRRGQGSWRG from the coding sequence ATGACCACCACGTATGCGGTACGAGCCATCGCCCCCGCCGTACTCACCCGGCTCCGGCAACGGGACGACGCGGGCCACACCCGGACACCGGCCACCGACCCGGAGGGCGGCGCGCCCCTGCGCTGCTGTCTCCGCCGCAGTGAGGCCGGTGAACGGATCGTCCTCGTCTCGTACGCACCGCTGCGCCGCTGGGCGCGGGAGACGGGCGCCGAGCCCGGCCCGTACGACGAGTGCGGACCGGTCTTCGTCCATGCCGAGGAGTGCGGCGGCCCCGGCGACGGGCCCGGATACCCGGCCGGACTCCACGGCCCGCGCCGGGTGTTCCGCGCCTACGACGCCGACGGACACATCCTCGGCGGCAGGCTCGTCGAGATCCCGCGCGAACGGGCGGCCGAGGCCGGTCCCGTCCTCACCGAGGTCTTCGCCGACCCGGCGGTGGCGCTGGTCCACGTACGGGCGGTGGAGTTCGGCTGCTTCCTGGCGGAGGTGCGGCGGGGGCAGGGGTCGTGGAGGGGGTAG
- a CDS encoding DUF397 domain-containing protein, which produces MAYRFAKSSYSTVDQECVEVALNTPGSVAVRDSKRPGGPLVVVAPATWAAFGAHVRRAEGPPSR; this is translated from the coding sequence ATGGCCTACCGATTCGCCAAATCCAGTTACAGCACGGTCGACCAGGAATGCGTCGAGGTCGCCCTCAACACCCCCGGCTCCGTCGCCGTACGCGACTCCAAGCGCCCCGGCGGCCCCCTCGTCGTCGTCGCTCCTGCGACCTGGGCCGCCTTCGGCGCGCACGTGCGTCGCGCGGAGGGCCCTCCCTCCCGGTGA
- a CDS encoding helix-turn-helix transcriptional regulator: MNRAPQLGNRTSTVLGRRLGGELLRLRDASGKTQQQAAQAISATNSKIVKMERGWVPMRDPDIRALCDYYGVSDKHFVGRLLELAALDRERRKVKGWWNDTVHSSKHSEYIAMEDGALRNRQWQMALIPGLFQTAEYTRAMGIAESSWDDPDRLEAVVATRAMRQQRLFAPDPLRMHAVIWEASLRQLIGGPHVMRRQLEHLCELGELANVHIQILPFRAGGHMGVTGPFNILSFAEDEAMDVVHMDAQRSEIWVEDPEEGASFVDIFNSLCRASLSVHDSAEFIRELSKGIGY, encoded by the coding sequence GTGAATCGCGCACCGCAACTTGGTAACCGGACGTCAACCGTGTTGGGCCGCAGGCTCGGTGGCGAGCTTCTTCGCCTCCGGGACGCATCGGGGAAGACGCAGCAGCAGGCCGCGCAGGCGATCAGCGCGACCAACTCGAAGATCGTGAAGATGGAGCGCGGCTGGGTCCCCATGCGGGATCCCGACATCCGCGCGCTGTGCGACTACTACGGCGTGAGTGACAAGCACTTCGTTGGTCGTCTGCTGGAGCTGGCCGCCTTGGATCGCGAGCGCCGGAAGGTCAAGGGCTGGTGGAACGACACCGTCCACTCCAGTAAGCACAGCGAGTACATCGCCATGGAAGACGGTGCCCTCCGCAACAGGCAGTGGCAGATGGCGCTCATCCCCGGTCTGTTCCAGACGGCCGAGTACACCAGGGCGATGGGTATCGCGGAGTCCTCGTGGGATGACCCGGACCGTCTGGAGGCGGTCGTTGCCACCCGTGCCATGAGGCAACAGCGACTCTTCGCGCCCGATCCCTTGCGCATGCACGCGGTCATCTGGGAGGCGAGTCTCCGCCAGCTCATCGGCGGGCCCCATGTGATGCGGCGCCAGCTTGAGCACTTGTGTGAGCTCGGGGAGTTGGCCAACGTCCACATCCAGATCCTTCCCTTCCGGGCAGGCGGGCACATGGGCGTCACGGGGCCTTTCAACATTCTGTCGTTCGCTGAGGACGAGGCCATGGACGTCGTTCACATGGACGCTCAGCGCTCCGAAATCTGGGTCGAGGATCCGGAGGAGGGAGCATCGTTCGTGGACATCTTCAACTCCCTCTGCAGGGCTAGCCTGTCGGTGCATGACTCAGCGGAGTTCATCAGAGAACTGAGCAAAGGAATCGGCTACTAA
- a CDS encoding ATP-binding protein yields the protein MLSYTPVPAAVPRCRRRASRLVAEWGYPELADDTALLVSELATNALLHGGVRGRLFRLRLALTASALRIEVTDARADRLPDTRTPLDADCYGRGLLIVAELADHWGVEHRTVGKTVFAELSLRRPGSTPPAPR from the coding sequence GTGCTCAGCTACACCCCCGTCCCCGCCGCGGTGCCGCGCTGCCGGCGTCGGGCCAGCCGGCTCGTGGCGGAGTGGGGGTACCCCGAACTGGCTGACGACACCGCCCTGCTGGTGAGCGAACTGGCGACCAACGCGCTCCTGCACGGCGGTGTCCGGGGCCGTCTCTTCCGCCTCCGTCTCGCCCTCACCGCGAGCGCTCTGCGGATCGAGGTCACCGACGCGCGGGCGGACCGGCTGCCCGACACCCGCACACCGTTGGACGCGGACTGCTACGGACGGGGGCTGCTGATCGTGGCGGAGCTCGCCGACCACTGGGGCGTGGAGCACCGCACGGTGGGCAAGACGGTCTTCGCCGAGTTGTCGCTGCGACGGCCGGGGTCCACCCCGCCGGCGCCCCGGTAG
- a CDS encoding dihydrolipoamide acetyltransferase family protein, producing MTTMTDTSVRFREFKMPDVGEGLTEAEILKWYVQPGDTVTDGQVVCEVETAKAAVELPIPFDGVVHELRFPEGTTVDVGEVIIVVDVAPGSDAAAPVQAPVAAPAEPAAASPAGVAPQEAPQGRRPVLVGYGVVEGSTKRRPRKGAEPATAAVEAVQRELNGQGPAPGVAKSRPLAKPPVRKLAKDLGIDLDGVTPTGPDGVITREDVHAAATSAAPVTPAPAPAGAVGGAATAPAEPYAEDAPYAGDASYQAPQPVAAAVPGARETRIPVKGVRKAIAQAMVTSAFTAPHVTEFVTVDITRTMKLVAELKEDKDLAGVRVNPLLLIAKALLVAVKRNPGVNATWDEANQEIVQKHYVNLGIAAATPRGLIVPNIKDAQDKTLPELGSALGELVATAREGKTSPAAMAGGTLTITNVGVFGVDTGTPILNPGESAILAVGSIKLQPWVHKGRVKPRQVTTLALSFDHRLIDGELGSRFLADVAAILEQPKRLITWG from the coding sequence GTGACGACGATGACCGACACATCGGTTCGTTTCCGTGAGTTCAAGATGCCCGACGTGGGCGAGGGACTCACCGAGGCGGAGATCCTCAAGTGGTACGTCCAGCCCGGCGACACCGTCACCGACGGCCAGGTCGTGTGCGAGGTCGAGACCGCCAAGGCGGCCGTGGAGCTGCCGATCCCGTTCGACGGGGTGGTGCACGAGCTGCGCTTCCCCGAAGGCACCACGGTCGACGTCGGCGAGGTGATCATCGTGGTGGACGTGGCGCCGGGTTCCGACGCCGCCGCGCCCGTCCAGGCTCCGGTGGCCGCCCCGGCGGAGCCCGCCGCGGCCTCCCCCGCCGGGGTGGCTCCCCAGGAGGCGCCGCAGGGCCGCCGGCCCGTGCTGGTCGGTTACGGCGTCGTCGAGGGCTCCACCAAGCGCCGCCCCCGCAAGGGCGCGGAGCCCGCGACCGCCGCCGTCGAGGCCGTCCAGCGCGAGCTGAACGGCCAGGGTCCCGCTCCGGGCGTCGCCAAGAGCCGTCCGCTCGCCAAGCCCCCGGTCCGCAAGCTGGCGAAGGACCTCGGCATCGACCTGGACGGGGTCACCCCCACCGGCCCGGACGGCGTCATCACCCGCGAGGACGTGCACGCCGCCGCCACTTCGGCCGCCCCCGTCACCCCGGCGCCGGCACCGGCCGGTGCGGTCGGTGGCGCCGCCACCGCCCCGGCGGAGCCTTACGCCGAGGACGCCCCGTACGCCGGGGACGCGTCCTACCAGGCGCCGCAGCCGGTGGCCGCCGCGGTACCGGGTGCGCGCGAGACCCGCATCCCCGTCAAGGGGGTGCGCAAGGCCATCGCGCAGGCGATGGTGACCAGCGCCTTCACCGCACCGCACGTCACCGAGTTCGTCACGGTCGACATCACCCGCACGATGAAGCTGGTGGCGGAGCTGAAGGAGGACAAGGACCTCGCCGGGGTCCGGGTCAACCCGCTGCTCCTCATCGCGAAGGCCCTCCTCGTCGCGGTCAAGCGGAACCCGGGCGTCAACGCCACGTGGGACGAGGCGAACCAGGAGATCGTCCAGAAGCACTACGTCAACCTGGGCATCGCCGCGGCCACCCCGCGCGGTCTGATCGTGCCGAACATCAAGGACGCGCAGGACAAGACCCTGCCCGAACTCGGCTCCGCTCTGGGTGAGTTGGTCGCCACGGCGCGGGAGGGCAAGACGTCCCCGGCGGCGATGGCGGGCGGCACGCTCACCATCACCAACGTGGGTGTCTTCGGCGTCGACACCGGCACGCCCATCCTCAACCCGGGGGAGTCGGCGATCCTCGCGGTCGGCTCGATCAAGCTCCAGCCGTGGGTCCACAAGGGCAGGGTGAAGCCCCGTCAGGTGACCACGCTGGCGCTGTCGTTCGACCACCGCCTGATCGACGGCGAGCTCGGTTCGAGGTTCCTGGCGGACGTCGCCGCGATCCTGGAGCAGCCGAAGCGGCTGATCACCTGGGGCTGA
- a CDS encoding alpha-ketoacid dehydrogenase subunit beta has product MAAEKISLAKALNESLRHALDTDPKVLIMGEDVGKLGGVFRITDGLQKDFGEGRVIDTPLAESGIVGTAIGLALRGYRPIVEIQFDGFVFPAYDQIVTQLAKMHARSLGKVKLPVVVRIPYGGGIGAVEHHSESPEALFAHVSGLKVVSPSNAHDAYWMMQQAVQSDDPVIFFEPKRRYWDKGEVDTEAIPVPLHSALTVREGSDLTLVAYGPMVKVCLEAAAAAEGEGKSVEVLDLRSMSPIDFDAIQTSVEKTGRLIVVHEAPVFYGSGAEIAARITERSFYHLEAPVLRVGGYHVPYPPARIEDEYLPGLDRVLDAVDRSLAY; this is encoded by the coding sequence ATGGCCGCCGAAAAGATCTCCCTCGCCAAGGCGCTCAACGAGTCGCTGCGCCACGCCCTCGACACCGATCCCAAGGTCCTGATCATGGGCGAGGACGTCGGCAAGCTCGGCGGCGTCTTCCGGATCACCGACGGGCTCCAGAAGGACTTCGGCGAGGGCCGGGTGATCGACACCCCGCTCGCCGAGTCCGGCATCGTCGGCACGGCGATCGGCCTGGCCCTGCGCGGCTACCGCCCGATCGTCGAAATCCAGTTCGACGGCTTCGTCTTCCCGGCGTACGACCAGATCGTCACGCAGCTCGCGAAGATGCACGCCCGCTCGCTCGGCAAGGTCAAGCTGCCCGTCGTCGTCCGTATCCCGTACGGCGGCGGCATCGGCGCGGTCGAGCACCACAGCGAGTCCCCCGAGGCGCTGTTCGCACACGTCTCCGGGCTGAAGGTCGTCTCGCCGTCGAACGCGCACGACGCGTACTGGATGATGCAGCAGGCCGTCCAGAGCGACGATCCGGTCATCTTCTTCGAGCCGAAGCGGCGCTACTGGGACAAGGGCGAGGTCGACACCGAGGCCATCCCCGTCCCGCTGCACAGCGCCCTCACGGTCCGCGAGGGGAGCGATCTCACGCTCGTCGCGTACGGGCCGATGGTGAAGGTCTGCCTGGAGGCCGCCGCCGCCGCCGAGGGCGAGGGCAAGTCGGTCGAGGTCCTGGACCTGCGGTCGATGTCCCCGATCGACTTCGACGCGATCCAGACGTCGGTCGAGAAGACGGGCCGGCTGATCGTCGTGCACGAAGCCCCCGTCTTCTACGGATCCGGCGCGGAGATCGCCGCCCGGATCACCGAACGCAGCTTCTACCATCTCGAAGCACCGGTCCTGCGCGTCGGCGGCTACCACGTCCCGTACCCGCCGGCCCGGATCGAGGACGAGTACCTGCCGGGTCTCGACAGGGTGCTCGACGCCGTCGACCGCTCGCTGGCGTACTGA
- the pdhA gene encoding pyruvate dehydrogenase (acetyl-transferring) E1 component subunit alpha yields MTVESTAARKPRRSSSRRTSAAKAPQSSEPPLVQLLTPEGERVEHPDYSIDLSAEELRGLYRDMVLTRRFDTEATALQRQGELGLWASLLGQEAAQIGSGRALRDDDYVFPTYREHGVAWCRGVDPANLLGLFRGVNHGGWDPSSNNFHLYTLVIGSQTLHATGYAMGVAKDGADSAVVAYFGDGASSQGDVAEAFTYAAVYNAPVLFFCQNNQWAISEPTERQTRVPLYQRAQGYGFPGVRVDGNDVLACLAVTKASLERCRRGEGPSLVEAFTYRMGAHTTSDDPTKYRADEERAAWEAKDPILRLRTYLRKQKFADEAFFTALEEESTALGKRVRENVRAMPDPEPLAMFDHAYAGGSSLVDEERAQFAAYQASFAEEGN; encoded by the coding sequence GTGACCGTGGAGAGCACTGCCGCGCGTAAGCCGCGACGCAGTAGCAGCAGGCGCACCAGCGCCGCGAAGGCACCGCAGAGTTCCGAGCCCCCGCTCGTACAGTTGCTCACGCCCGAGGGCGAGCGCGTCGAGCACCCCGACTACAGCATCGACCTCTCGGCCGAGGAGCTCCGCGGCCTGTACCGGGACATGGTGCTCACCCGCCGTTTCGACACCGAGGCGACGGCCCTCCAGCGCCAGGGCGAGCTGGGCCTGTGGGCCTCGCTGCTGGGCCAGGAGGCCGCGCAGATCGGCTCCGGGCGCGCGCTGCGCGACGACGACTACGTCTTCCCCACCTACCGCGAGCACGGCGTCGCCTGGTGCCGCGGCGTGGACCCGGCGAACCTGCTCGGCCTGTTCCGCGGTGTGAACCACGGCGGCTGGGACCCGAGCAGCAACAACTTCCACCTCTACACGCTCGTCATCGGCTCGCAGACGCTGCACGCCACCGGCTACGCCATGGGTGTCGCCAAGGACGGCGCGGACTCCGCCGTGGTCGCGTACTTCGGTGACGGCGCCTCCAGCCAGGGCGACGTGGCCGAGGCCTTCACCTACGCCGCGGTCTACAACGCCCCGGTCCTGTTCTTCTGCCAGAACAACCAGTGGGCGATCTCCGAGCCCACCGAGCGCCAGACCCGGGTGCCGCTCTACCAGCGCGCCCAGGGCTACGGCTTCCCCGGCGTCCGGGTCGACGGCAACGACGTGCTCGCCTGCCTCGCGGTGACCAAGGCGTCGCTGGAGCGCTGTCGGCGCGGCGAGGGCCCGAGCCTCGTGGAGGCGTTCACGTACCGCATGGGCGCCCACACCACCTCCGACGACCCGACGAAGTACCGGGCCGACGAGGAGCGCGCGGCGTGGGAGGCGAAGGACCCGATCCTGCGGCTCCGCACCTACCTGCGGAAGCAGAAGTTCGCGGACGAGGCCTTCTTCACCGCTCTGGAGGAGGAGAGCACGGCGCTCGGCAAGCGGGTGCGCGAGAACGTCCGTGCGATGCCGGACCCCGAGCCGCTGGCGATGTTCGACCACGCCTACGCGGGCGGTTCCTCGCTCGTCGACGAGGAGCGGGCCCAGTTCGCCGCCTACCAGGCATCGTTCGCCGAGGAGGGCAACTGA
- a CDS encoding response regulator transcription factor: MSEEGKITVFLLDDHEVVRRGVHDLLAVEDDIEVVGEAGTAADALARIPATRPDVAVLDVRLPDGSGVEVCREIRSRNENIKCLMLTSYADDEALFDAIMAGASGYVLKAIRGNELLGAVRDVAAGKSLLDPAATARVLARLRDGKDGKGDDKRTHLTDQERKILDLIGEGLTNRVIGERLHLAEKTIKNYVSSLLSKLGMERRSQAAAYVARIQAEERR; encoded by the coding sequence GTGTCCGAAGAAGGAAAAATCACCGTATTCCTCCTGGACGACCACGAGGTCGTCCGGCGTGGCGTCCACGACCTGCTCGCGGTGGAGGACGACATCGAGGTGGTCGGCGAGGCAGGCACGGCGGCGGACGCCCTGGCCCGCATCCCCGCCACCCGCCCCGACGTGGCCGTCCTGGACGTGCGGCTGCCGGACGGAAGCGGGGTGGAGGTGTGCCGGGAGATCCGCTCCCGGAACGAGAACATCAAGTGCCTGATGCTCACCTCGTACGCCGACGACGAGGCCCTGTTCGACGCGATCATGGCGGGCGCCTCGGGATACGTGCTGAAGGCGATCCGGGGCAACGAACTGCTGGGCGCGGTGCGCGACGTGGCGGCCGGAAAATCGCTGCTCGACCCCGCGGCGACCGCCCGGGTGCTGGCGCGGCTCCGCGACGGCAAGGACGGCAAGGGCGACGACAAGCGGACCCACCTCACCGACCAGGAGCGCAAGATCCTCGACCTGATCGGCGAAGGGCTCACCAACCGGGTCATCGGGGAGCGCCTCCACCTCGCGGAGAAGACCATCAAGAACTACGTCTCCAGCCTGCTGTCGAAGCTCGGCATGGAACGCCGCTCGCAGGCCGCCGCGTACGTCGCCCGGATCCAGGCGGAAGAGCGCCGCTGA
- a CDS encoding pyridoxamine 5'-phosphate oxidase family protein → MSPEESQAIALLDRVPYGRLATSRRALPLLAPARHIVCDGRIVLRMHAGLGHHEACDGSVVAYGADNLNTTAPGEGDLWAVQFTGTTELLEPSRAQRARFGAQPAAVDGETFAPVYLRLHPHFAAVHTLGWNSSPQLRHGA, encoded by the coding sequence ATGTCACCAGAGGAATCGCAGGCCATCGCGTTGCTGGACCGGGTCCCGTACGGCCGGCTGGCGACCAGCAGGCGTGCGCTGCCCCTGCTGGCACCGGCCCGTCACATCGTCTGCGACGGTCGCATCGTGCTGCGGATGCACGCCGGGCTCGGCCACCACGAGGCGTGCGACGGAAGCGTCGTCGCCTACGGTGCCGACAACCTGAACACGACCGCCCCGGGAGAGGGTGACCTGTGGGCCGTCCAGTTCACCGGCACCACCGAACTGCTGGAACCCTCCCGCGCCCAGCGCGCCCGCTTCGGCGCGCAGCCCGCCGCGGTCGACGGCGAAACGTTCGCTCCGGTCTACCTCCGGCTCCACCCGCACTTCGCCGCAGTGCACACTCTGGGCTGGAATTCAAGTCCGCAGCTCCGCCACGGGGCGTGA